The sequence CTGATCACACAAAAACGCAGCAATGGCGTAAGACGTAATGTGAAATCAAGCAATTAGCGGGCTGCGGGTTGCAGCTTGGTCGGCAAGTGGGTAAAGCTCTGTTGTCTTATATTCAGAAGCTGCCCTTTATATAAAAGCGCTGTTTTTCAGAACGAAACACAGGCTTACCGAAATAATGCGCCCCTATGCAGGCGACAACCGTGAGGTTGACGGCTTTGCTAGAAGACTCGGGGTCATCGGTTTACCCGACCATGAGGTTAATTTGCCCGCAGTTCTAACGCCAATGTAAAAATAATGAGTAAGTAAAGATGAAAAGAATGTTGATTAACGCAACTCAGCAAGAAGAGTTGCGTGTTGCCCTTGTAGATGGACAGCGGCTGTATGATTTGGATATTGAAAGTCCAGGCCATGAACAGAAAAAAGCGAATATTTACAAAGGTAAAATCACCCGAATCGAACCCAGTCTGGAAGCCGCCTTTGTTGATTACGGCGCTGAACGGCATGGTTTCCTCCCACTAAAAGAAATTTCTCGCGAATATTTCCCTAGTAATTACTCTTCCCATGGCCGCCCGAACATCAAAGATGTGCTGCGCGAAGGCCAAGAAGTTATTGTTCAGGTTGATAAAGAAGAGCGTGGTAATAAAGGTGCCGCGCTCACGACGTTCATCAGCCTGGCTGGCAGCTATTTGGTTCTGATGCCAAACAACCCACGAGCCGGTGGTATTTCTCGCCGTATCGAAGGTGATGACCGCACTGAATTGAAAGAAGCCCTATCCTCTCTGCAATTGCCTGATGGCATGGGTCTGATTGTCCGTACTGCGGGTGTTGGTAAATCTGCTGACGCGCTGCAATGGGACTTGTCATTCCGCCTGAAGCACTGGGATGCGATTAAAAAAGCGGCGGAGGGTCGCCCTGCACCGTTCCTGATCCATCAGGAAAGTAACGTGATTGTCCGTGCTTTCCGTGATTACCTGCGCCCAGACATCGGCGAAATTCTGATCGACAACCCGAAAGTTCTCGAGTTGGCGAAAGAGCATATCGCCGCGTTAGGTCGCCCGGATTTCAGTAGCAAAATTAAACTCTATAGCGGTGAAATCCCACTGTTCAGCCACTACCAGATTGAGTCGCAGATCGAATCTGCATTCCAGCGCGAAGTGCGTCTGCCATCGGGTGGTTCTATCGTTATCGACACCACCGAAGCCCTGACCGCGATTGATATCAACTCCGCACGCGCAACTCGTGGTGGTGATATCGAAGAGACGGCCTTCAATACTAACCTTGAAGCTGCGGATGAAATTGCCCGTCAGTTACGTTTACGTGACTTGGGTGGACTTATTGTCATCGACTTCATCGATATGACCCCAGTGCGTCATCAACGTGAAGTGGAAAACCGTTTACGCGACGCTGTCCGTCAAGACCGTGCCCGTATCCAGATTGGCCGCATCTCCCGCTTTGGTTTGTTGGAGATGTCCCGTCAGCGCCTCAGTCCATCACTGGGTGAGTCAAGTCACCACGTTTGCCCACGCTGTAGCGGCACCGGTACAGTGCGTGATAACGAATCCCTGTCGCTCTCTATTCTGCGTTTGATTGAAGAAGAAGCGCTGAAAGAAAATACCCATGAAGTTCACGCTATTGTGCCGGTACAGATCGCTTCGTACCTGCTCAACGAAAAACGTGAATCAGTGAACGCCATTGAGAAACGTCAAGGCGGCGTGCGTGCCGTGATCGTGCCAAACGATCAGATGCAAACACCACACTACTCTGTCCTTCGGGTACGTAAAGGCGAGGAAGTTCCTTCCCTTAGCTACCTGTTGCCACAACTGCACGAAGCAGAAATGGCACAACCGCAGGAAGAGGCCACCATTGAGCGTAAGCGCCCAGAGCAACCTGCGCTGGCGACATTCTCTTTACCGACTGAAGTACCGCCGGAGTCAACACCTGCGCCCGTCAGTGCTAAACCTGCTGCGGCACCACAGACTGCGGCTTCTACCACCGCTGAGCAACCTGGCTTATTTAGCCGCCTGCTCACTGGGCTGAAAGGCATCTTCAGTTCATCACCTGAAGCCGAAGTTAAACCGGTTGAAGTTGAGAAAACCGAAACTAGCGAAAATCGTCGTAATGATCGCCGTAATCCGCGCCGCCAAAACAATGGCCGCAAAGATCGTGGTGACCGCACACCACGCGAAGGTCGTGATAACGCGAGCCGTGACAATAATGGCCGTGATAACGCCAACCGCGATAATAATCGTGACAACAGTGCTCGTGACAATAATGGTCGCGACAATGCCAATCGTGAAGGTCGTGAAGATCAACGCCGTAATAATAAGCGTCCAGCTCAACAAACTGCTGTAGCACCGACATCAACTGATATTGTTGAAGCCGATAAAGAGCAGCGTGAAGAGCAGCCGCAACGCCGTGGTGATCGCCAGCGCCGTCGTCAGGATGACAAACGCCAGGCACCGCAGGATGTTAAAGCTAACGTTGATGTTCCTGTCGTCAGTGTCGAAGAAGCACAACCTGAGCAAGAAGAGCGTCAACAGGTTATGCAACGTCGTCAACGTCGCCAATTGAATCAGAAAGTCCGTATTCAATCAGCGAACGATGAACTGAATACACAGGAAAGCACTTCTCAGGTTGCCCCGGCCAGTGAGCCAATAGCGACTTTTGCTGCACCAGCCGTGCAGGAAGAGGTGAAGTTACTGCCACAGGCAACGGCTCAGGCAGATGATGAAGCGACTAATGATCGCAATGCCAACAATGAAAATGGCATGCCGCGTCGTTCACGCCGCTCACCTCGTCACCTGCGTGTCAGTGGTCAACGCCGTCGTCGCTATCGTGATGAGCGCTATCCGACTCAATCTGCTATGCCTTTGGCGGGTGCTTTCGCCTCACCAGAAATGGCATCGGGTAAAGTTTGGGTTCGTTATCCAGTCGCTCAACCGTTTGAACAAGCTGCCTTTGTTGAGAATCCGGTTGAAGAGCAACTGCCAGTCGAGGTTGCCGCAGTAGAAGTTGCGGTAGCCGAGGTGCTAGTCGTCGAAGCACCGGTAAATGTTCCTGCAGCCATCATCGCAGCACCAGTGGTTGTCGCAGCTGTGACTGAAACTATTGCTCCAACGCCAGCGCCGCAGCATAAGCCCGGAGGTTCTTCATCTTCAGTTGCCACCGTTCCTGGTCGTGCACCTGTTGTTGTGCCTGAAGTTATCGCTGAGCCAGTAGCAGAAGTGATTGAAGCCGCCCCTGTCGTTGAAGAGGCTATCGTGCCTGAAGCTGTGGTTGAAGATACTCAGGTTGAAATAAACCAAGCTGAAGAAACACTTGTTGCTGAAACGGCCGTTGAAGAAGTCGCCATCGTTGAAGAACCTGTCGTTGAAGAGACCATTGTCGCTGAAACAGTCGTTGCTGAAGCGACGGTTGAAGAGACGAACGAGACTGAAGCTAACGTTATAACTGCCGCTGAAGCAGTGCATGTGACTGAACCTGTCACCGATGACACGCCAGTTGCAGCAGTACAGCAACAGCCCGCTGCCGCGCTCCCTGAAGGCGTGTTATTCAAACACTACGCTTCTGCACCGATGACCAAAGCACCGGCACCGGATTATGCGCCAGAGTCGCAAACCCAAGGTCATTGGGATCGCCCAGCCTTTGATTTTGCTGGTAAAGGCTCTGCGGGTGCACACGCTGCTGCCACTCAGGCAACGGCACCTGCGACAAAGCCACGTCCTGTCGAATAAATGCATTATTGTTAAATGCAAATAGGCAAAATAAAACCCGCTTCGGCGGGTTTTTTTACGTAACGCTTAGGCTATCTGTTTCAATTTCTTAATTTCAATGCTTTCTAGCTTGCCATCTATTGATTTGACAAAATCGCGGAAATGTTGCGATTTATTATGTTTGTCCAGTGCTTCATCAGACGCCCAGCGCTCGAAAAATACAAAAGAACCCTTTTGGTCGTTTTCAGCGTGGAGATCATATTGCAGATTCCCCTTCTCCTCACGACTCGGTTCTATAATCTGATGAACCGCCTCTTTGACTTCATTCACAAATTCAGGCTTGGCCACTAAACTGGCAATGACTCGGACTTCCATCGTAATTCTCCCATACAGTACATTCAATTTGCGTATTTTATGGCTAATCAACCGCTCATCTTCGCGGACAACTTCATCTAAAGCCCCCCTATAAGATGCCCTTTTTGCACTATTTTCAACTCGCCACCCACAATGTTTTCAACTTAACCCTAACAATCAGATGCATCCTGCACACTTTCCGCTTATCCTTACACCCCGCCGGAAACAGCATTAAAAACCCGAAATCTCATCATGACTGCGGAGCTCGTTGAATGACTGCACAACCCCAAACCCTGAAAATTCGCCGCCCAGATGACTGGCATATTCACTTACGTGATGACGAAATGCTCAGTACCGTGCTGCCTTATACCTCC comes from Yersinia mollaretii ATCC 43969 and encodes:
- the rne gene encoding ribonuclease E; this translates as MKRMLINATQQEELRVALVDGQRLYDLDIESPGHEQKKANIYKGKITRIEPSLEAAFVDYGAERHGFLPLKEISREYFPSNYSSHGRPNIKDVLREGQEVIVQVDKEERGNKGAALTTFISLAGSYLVLMPNNPRAGGISRRIEGDDRTELKEALSSLQLPDGMGLIVRTAGVGKSADALQWDLSFRLKHWDAIKKAAEGRPAPFLIHQESNVIVRAFRDYLRPDIGEILIDNPKVLELAKEHIAALGRPDFSSKIKLYSGEIPLFSHYQIESQIESAFQREVRLPSGGSIVIDTTEALTAIDINSARATRGGDIEETAFNTNLEAADEIARQLRLRDLGGLIVIDFIDMTPVRHQREVENRLRDAVRQDRARIQIGRISRFGLLEMSRQRLSPSLGESSHHVCPRCSGTGTVRDNESLSLSILRLIEEEALKENTHEVHAIVPVQIASYLLNEKRESVNAIEKRQGGVRAVIVPNDQMQTPHYSVLRVRKGEEVPSLSYLLPQLHEAEMAQPQEEATIERKRPEQPALATFSLPTEVPPESTPAPVSAKPAAAPQTAASTTAEQPGLFSRLLTGLKGIFSSSPEAEVKPVEVEKTETSENRRNDRRNPRRQNNGRKDRGDRTPREGRDNASRDNNGRDNANRDNNRDNSARDNNGRDNANREGREDQRRNNKRPAQQTAVAPTSTDIVEADKEQREEQPQRRGDRQRRRQDDKRQAPQDVKANVDVPVVSVEEAQPEQEERQQVMQRRQRRQLNQKVRIQSANDELNTQESTSQVAPASEPIATFAAPAVQEEVKLLPQATAQADDEATNDRNANNENGMPRRSRRSPRHLRVSGQRRRRYRDERYPTQSAMPLAGAFASPEMASGKVWVRYPVAQPFEQAAFVENPVEEQLPVEVAAVEVAVAEVLVVEAPVNVPAAIIAAPVVVAAVTETIAPTPAPQHKPGGSSSSVATVPGRAPVVVPEVIAEPVAEVIEAAPVVEEAIVPEAVVEDTQVEINQAEETLVAETAVEEVAIVEEPVVEETIVAETVVAEATVEETNETEANVITAAEAVHVTEPVTDDTPVAAVQQQPAAALPEGVLFKHYASAPMTKAPAPDYAPESQTQGHWDRPAFDFAGKGSAGAHAAATQATAPATKPRPVE
- a CDS encoding putative quinol monooxygenase, producing MEVRVIASLVAKPEFVNEVKEAVHQIIEPSREEKGNLQYDLHAENDQKGSFVFFERWASDEALDKHNKSQHFRDFVKSIDGKLESIEIKKLKQIA